One region of Jonesiaceae bacterium BS-20 genomic DNA includes:
- the nrdF gene encoding class 1b ribonucleoside-diphosphate reductase subunit beta: MTIAPLVSRVQAINWNRIEDEKDLEVWDRLVANFWLPEKVPVSNDLQSWATLTEDEKNMTTRVLTGLTLLDTIQGTVGAVSLIPDASTPHEEAVLTNIAFMESVHAKSYSTIFSTLLSTAEIDEAFRWSEENPYLQKKAEIILKYYRGDDPLKRKVASVMLESFLFYSGFYAPMYWSSRAKLTNTADLIRLIIRDEAVHGYYIGYKYQKAIENETPERQAELKAYTFELMLELYENEVAYTQSLYDPIGLTEDVKKFLRYNANKALMNLGYEALFPKEETDVNAAILSALSPNSDENHDFFSGSGSSYVIGKAVETEDADWDF, encoded by the coding sequence ATGACCATCGCACCCTTGGTAAGCAGGGTTCAAGCAATCAACTGGAACCGCATCGAGGACGAGAAGGACCTGGAAGTTTGGGACCGCCTGGTTGCTAACTTCTGGTTGCCAGAAAAAGTACCCGTATCCAACGACCTGCAGTCATGGGCGACCCTGACCGAGGATGAGAAGAACATGACGACCCGGGTCCTTACCGGGTTGACACTCTTGGACACCATCCAAGGCACAGTTGGCGCCGTGTCCCTCATTCCAGACGCCTCAACCCCTCATGAAGAGGCCGTGCTGACGAACATTGCGTTCATGGAATCTGTGCACGCTAAGAGCTACTCAACAATTTTCTCCACGTTGCTGTCAACCGCGGAGATTGATGAAGCCTTCCGCTGGTCCGAGGAGAACCCGTACCTGCAGAAGAAGGCCGAAATCATCTTGAAGTACTACCGAGGTGATGACCCGCTTAAACGCAAGGTCGCTTCGGTAATGTTGGAGTCGTTCTTGTTCTACTCGGGCTTCTACGCCCCCATGTACTGGTCATCGCGTGCCAAGCTGACCAACACCGCAGACCTGATCCGCCTGATCATCCGTGATGAGGCCGTCCACGGATACTACATTGGCTACAAGTACCAAAAGGCCATTGAGAACGAGACCCCTGAGCGTCAGGCAGAGCTCAAGGCGTACACGTTCGAGCTCATGCTTGAACTGTATGAGAACGAAGTGGCGTACACGCAGTCCCTGTACGACCCCATCGGCCTCACAGAGGACGTCAAGAAGTTCCTGCGGTACAACGCCAACAAGGCTCTCATGAACTTAGGGTACGAAGCTCTGTTCCCTAAGGAGGAGACCGACGTGAATGCTGCCATCTTGTCAGCGTTAAGCCCGAACTCAGATGAGAACCACGATTTTTTCTCTGGCTCTGGTTCCTCTTATGTCATTGGAAAGGCCGTAGAGACCGAGGACGCAGACTGGGACTTCTAA
- a CDS encoding DNA N-6-adenine-methyltransferase, whose translation MKAKTGMGTHHSPAAMTTTWLTPPHILEPLGPFDLDPCGAPGWPTARKSIILPEDGLAAPWQGRVWLNPPYGRETWSWLEKLAAHGDGIALIFARTETAGFVDQVWGKADAMLFLHGRLRFHRADGTVGHANAGAPSVLVAYGAKNAQILRASSLQGTYVDNTATINLGCSAAR comes from the coding sequence GTGAAAGCCAAGACTGGAATGGGAACGCACCACAGTCCAGCGGCCATGACCACAACGTGGCTGACCCCACCGCACATCCTTGAGCCACTAGGGCCATTCGACCTGGACCCGTGCGGGGCCCCGGGGTGGCCGACTGCCCGAAAGTCCATCATCTTGCCCGAAGATGGCCTCGCTGCTCCATGGCAAGGACGTGTCTGGTTAAACCCACCGTACGGGCGAGAGACATGGTCCTGGCTGGAGAAACTCGCTGCCCATGGCGACGGTATCGCCCTGATTTTTGCGCGCACCGAAACAGCTGGCTTTGTTGACCAAGTATGGGGCAAAGCTGACGCCATGCTGTTCCTGCACGGTCGGCTGAGGTTCCACCGAGCTGACGGCACTGTAGGCCACGCGAATGCAGGTGCCCCATCAGTCCTTGTGGCCTACGGGGCCAAGAACGCCCAAATACTGCGTGCAAGTTCCTTGCAAGGCACGTACGTGGATAACACTGCCACGATCAACCTTGGCTGCTCAGCAGCCAGATAA